The DNA region GGATCCGCTTCACCAGCCCTCACCCCGCGGCGTTCACCGATGATGTCATCGACGCGATGGCGGAGACCCCTGCGGTCATGCCGCAGCTGCACATGCCGCTGCAGTCGGGCAGCGATAGCGTCCTCAGAGCGATGCGCCGCTCGTACCGCAGCGAGAAGTTCCTGGGCATCCTCGATCGTGTCCGGGAGCGCATCCCGAACGCGGCGATCACGACCGACATCATCGTCGGCTTCCCCGGCGAGACCGAGGCGGACTTCGACGAGACGATGCGTGTGGTCGAGCAGTCTCGGTTCTCGAGCGCCTTCACCTTCCAGTACTCCATCCGCGAGGGCACGCCGGCCGCGACGATGCCCGATCAGGTGCCCAAGGAAATCGTGCAGGAACGGTACAACCGGCTCCTGGCGCTGCAGGACCGCATCTGTCTCGAAGAGAACCGGGCCCAGCTCGGCCGGCAGGTGGAGGTGCTGGTCTCGATGGGCGAAGGCAAGAAGGATGCCGAGACCAACCGTCTCACCGGCCGCGCCGAAGACAATCGGCTGATCCATTTCGAAGTTCCCCCGGGCAGCGAGATCCCGCGCCCCGGAGACGTCGTCTCGGTGCGGATCTCGCACGCGGCGCCGTTTCACCTGCTCGCCGACACCGACGGCGCTCCGCTGCGAGTGCGCCGCACCCGGGCAGGCGACGCGTGGGATCGCACGCAGGCCGAGTCGTGCGCCATTCCCGTCGCCGGGACCAATGCCGCACCCACGGGTGCCCCGCGCGCCGTCTCGCTCGGGCTGCCCACGCTCCGCGTCGGAGTGTGAGCGCACCGGCCCACCCCGCACGGCTGTACGCCGTGGTCGGAGCCACGGGCACAGGCAAATCCGAACTCGCCCTGGACCTCGCCGAGGCCCTCGCCGCGCGTGACGGAGGCGCGGAGATCGTGAACGCCGACGCGATGCAGCTCTATCGCGGCATGGACATCGGCACCGCCAAGCTCGCCGCGGGCGAACGCCGCGGCATCCCTCATCACATGCTCGACGTCCTGGAGGTGACACAGGAGGCGGCCGTCGCCTGGTACCAGACCAGGGCACGTGCGGTGATCGAGGACGTGCTGGCGCGTGGCCGCTCCGCCATCCTGGTCGGCGGCTCGGGGCTGTACGTCTCCAGCGTGCTGTTCGACTTCCGCTTTCCGCCCCGCGATCACGCCCTGCGCGGGCAGCTGGAAGCAGAGCTCGAGCGCCTCGGCCCGGGCGTGCTGTACGAGCGGCTGCGCATGGCGGACCCGGACACGGCGGCCCGCGTGGACCCTCGCAACGGGCGGCGCGTGGTGCGTGCCCTCGAAGTGCTGGCACAGGGCGGCAAGACCCACGGGGCAGTGCTGCCCACCGAGCCGGTCCTGTGGCGGCCCTCGACGCTGATCGGGCTCACCGCGCCCCGGGACGAACTCGTGGTGCGCCTGGACGCTCGGGTGCAGCGCATGTGGGCGGCCGGGCTCGTCGCCGAGGTCGATGCGCTGCGCGCCGCCGGGCTCGAGGACGGGGTGACCGCGCGGCGGGCGATCGGCTATGCCCAGGCGCTCGCGCAGCTGCGCGGCGAAGCCAGCGAGTCCGAAGCGATCGCCGACACCCAGGCGCTGACCCGGCGGTACGCGCGGCGTCAGGTGTCGTGGTTCAAGCGCTATTCGAATGTGCTGTGGTCCGAGCCGGGCGCCGAGGACCTGGTTGCCCGGATACTGGAGTCATGACCAGCATCCGTGCGTTCGCGCTGAGAGACACCGAGTCGGTCATCGCCCTCTGGCAGTCCACCGGCCTGACGCGGTCATGGAACAACCCGCATCTGGACATCCAGCGGAAACTGCAGGTGCAGCCGGAGCTGTTCCTGGTCGCCGTGGACGGCGAGGACATCGTCGGCTCGGTGATGGCCGGCTACGACGGGCATCGCGGCTGGCTCTACTACCTCGCGTCCGATCCGCTGCGCCGCGGCCAGGGCATCGGACGGGCGCTGGTCGCGGCCGCAGAAGAGGCGCTCCTGGACATGGGCTGTCCGAAGGTGCAGCTGATGGTGCGTCCGGACAACAGGGACGTGCTCGGCTTCTATGACTCGCTGGGATACGACCGGTTCGACACCACGACGACCGGCAAGCGGCTGATCGCCGACTGAGCGCCGCGCACCCCCGGCGCGCTCGGGATGAGGATGCGGGGAACCGTATGCTGGACGGATGCCGCAGACCGTTCCCTTTACGAAAGGTCACGGCACCGGCAACGACTTCGTCGTGATTCCCGACCCCGACGGGGCGCTTGACCTCAGCGACGAGCAGGTGGCGGTGCTGTGCGACCGACGCTTCGGCATCGGCGCAGACGGAATCCTTCGCGTCGTGCGCTCGGCGGCGATCGACGAGGGCGCGGATGCCGCGGCGGCGGGCGCGGAATGGTTCATGGACTACCGCAACGCGGACGGCTCGAAAGCCGAGATGTGCGGCAACGGCATCCGCGTGTTCGCTCGCTATCTCGCCGACGCCGGCTGGGCCGCGCTGAATGGCACGCCGCTGCTGATCGGCACGCGCGCCGGCGTGAAGAGCGTCACGCGCAGCGAGCTCGGCTTCGAGGCAGACCTGGGTCCATGGCGAGTGGAGCCGGAGGAGGTCCTGGTCCGCGCGCGCGGACTCGGCGTGCCGCGTCCGGGTCAGGGCATCGACGTCGGCAACCCGCATGTCGTGGTCGCCCTGTCCAACACGGACGAGCTGGACGCTCTGGATCTGTCTGCCGGCCCGCAACTTCAGCCGGAGCCGCGGCACGGGGCCAACATCGAGTTCGTCGTCCCCAGCGATCCGCTGGTCAGCGAAGGGGTCGGTTCGATCCGGATGCGGGTGTTCGAACGCGGCGTCGGGGAGACCCTCAGCTGCGGTACCGGCGTGGCCGCCGCCGCGCTGGCCGTGCGGCACTGGGCCGGCGAGGCAGCGCCCGATCGCTGGAGCGTCGATGTCCCGGGGGGCACGCTGGGCGTGCGGATGGTGCGGGTCCGCGGCGACCTGCACGTCCTGCTGTCCGGACCGGCGACCCTCGTCTACTCCGGCGAGATCACACTCGCCTGAGCGGGCGACCGCTTCACGGCAGGGTGATCGCGCCGGTCTCGGGCGTTCCGTGACGGCGCACCTTCAGGACGCGGAAGCCTCGTGCCGTCGCGGCGCGGTGCACGCTGAACCCCCGGGTGAATGTCGCAGCCAGCCAGCGCTGAAGCGAATCCGAGCCGAGGTTGCGCTGTACCACCAGCCACGCGTCCGACCGCTCGTCGAGGCGTGGGATCCAACGCTCCAGGAGCCCGTGCAGCTCGTTCTTGCCGACACGGATGGGCGGGTTCGAGCGGATCGTGCGGAAGGTCACATCGTCGGGAACATCGTCGGGGTGCGCGACGTTGACATTGACAAGGCCGAGAGCATCGGCGTTGCGCTGCACGAGGTCAAGAGCACGCTCATTGACATCCACGGCCCAGATCGTGGAATGCGGGGAATCCATCGCCAGCGACAGTGCGATCGGGCCCCACCCGCATCCAAGATCCAGCAGGTGCCCGCCGCGCGGCGGGGGAGGCGTGTTGGCGAGCAGGACGGCGGTGCCGGTGTCGATGTGGTCGGGACTGAACACGCCGCCAGCGGTGATCACCTCGACCTCGGAACCGGCGAGGGTCACCCGAACGCGACGAAGTTTTTCGGCACTGGCGGGCGACGCGCTGAAATAGTGGTCCTCCCCCATCCTGAGAGCGTAGCGGAGGAGTTCCCCGGTGGGGAGCTAGAGTTTACGGCAATCCCGGAAGGAACAGATGACCGATACGACAACCCCGATGAGCACCGACGAAACGCCGGTGGACCCGGTGGCTCGCGTGCTCAAGCGCGCCGACGCGCATTCGGGTGTCCGCGTGTTCGGTGCTGCGCAGGCGCTTCAGGACGAGGCGGCTTTCTCGCGCACCGACACCGATGGCGAGCAGTGGGATCGCGAGGAGCGTGCCGCCCTGCGGCGAGTCCCCGGCCTGTCCACCGAGCTCGAAGACGTCAGCGAAGTCGAATACCGGCAGCTGCGACTGGAGAACGTCGTGATCGTCGGCGTGCACCCCCAGGGCGAGCAGGAGGATGCCGAGAATTCGCTGCGCGAGCTCGCTGCCCTTGCCGAAACCGCCGGCGCGGTCGTGCTCGACGCGGTGCTGCAGCGGCGACCGCATCCGGACCCGGCGACGTACCTCGGTAGCGGCAAGGCGCAGGAGCTGCGCGACCTGGTCGCCGCGCTCGGTGCGGACACCGTCATCGCGGACACCGAGCTCGCACCCAGCCAGCGGCGCGCGCTGGAGGATGTCGTCAAGGTGAAGGTCATCGACAGGACGACCGTCATCCTGGATATCTTCAGCCAGCACGCCAAGAGCCGCGAAGGGAAGGCGCAGGTCGAACTCGCCCAGCTCGAATACCTCCTGCCGCGCCTGCGCGGCTGGGGTGACTCCATGAGCCGCCAGGCCGGTGGCCAGGTCGGCGCCGGCGGCGCGGGGATGGGCTCGCGTGGTCCGGGTGAGACGAAGATCGAGCTCGATCGCCGCCGCATCCGCACGAAGATGGCGCTGCTGCGCCGTCAGATCCGCGATTTCGCCCCGGCACGCGATGCCAAGCGTGCCGAGCGCAGGCGGAACACGATTCCGTCGGTCGCGATCGCCGGATACACCAACGCCGGCAAGTCGAGTCTGCTGAACCGGCTGACCAGCGCGGGCGTCCTGGTGGAGAATGCGCTGTTCGCGACGCTGGATGCCACCGTCCGTCGCGCTGAGGCCTCGGACGGCCGCGTCTACACGCTGACCGACACCGTCGGGTTCGTGCGCAACCTGCCGCATCAGCTGGTCGAGGCGTTCCGATCAACGCTGGAGGAGGTCGGCGACGCCGACGTCATCGTGCACGTCGTGGATGCCGCGCACCCGGATCCGGCCGCCCAACTGCAGACCGTCCGGGATGTGATCGGCGACGTGGGTGCGCGGGAGATCACCGAGATCGTGGTCTTCAACAAGGCCGACCTCGTCGACGATGACACCCGCATGCTGCTGCGCGGGCTCGAACCCCGCGCGCTGTTCGCCTCGTCCCGCACGGGGGAGGGCATGGGCGAGCTGCGTGCGGCCATCGAGGCGGCCCTTCCGCTGCCGGCCGTCGAGGTCCGCGCGCTGGTGCCCTACGACCGCGGCGACCTCGTCTCGGCCGCGCACCAGTCCGGACACATCGTGTCGCAGACGCATGAGGCAGGCGGCACGGCATTGCACGCGCATGTCTCGGAGCGTCTGGCAGCTGAACTCGCACCGTTCGCGGTCTGAGCGGTGTCGTCGTCAATGAGCACGTCGTCACCACCGGGCAGCTCCACGCGGGTGTCGCGGAAGGTGTGAAGTGCTCCGATCTCACCGAGCACGCTGCGCCACGTATCCGCGATGGTCTTGGCGGGCAGCTCGCGCGCTGTGACCGGATGCATCGCCTCGGCCAGCCCCGCGGGATCACCCGTGGCGATGAGGGTGAACACGTGCTCGGTGAGGGTGCGCACATCGGCCACCCCGCGCCGCGCCGGGAGTTGACATGGCGGCACCCTGTCGCATCATCTGGCAGAGCGACGAGATCCGCGTGCACGGAGTGCGACCGCGCGGCTCCTTCCGTGCCGGCGAGCCGACGTGTCGACCCGCTAGGCGCCTCGGCTGAGTTCCAGCGGCGCCACCCCCGGCGTGGCGAAGCCGAACACCGCACCCAAGAAGGCCAGTTCGGTCTCCAGCGCGTTCACGACGTTCTCGGCGCGCCGGAACCCGTGGCCCTCTCCCTCGTACACGACATACGCGTGCGGGATACCGCGGGCGGCGAGTGCGTCCCGGATCGCCTCGGACTGCGCCGGCGGAACCACCGGGTCCTCGGCGCCCTGCAGCAGCAGCAGGGGCACTCGGAACCGGTCCGGATGCGACAGCGGTGACCTCTCCAGGTACACGTGCTCGGCCTCCGGGAGCGGGCCGATGAGCCCGTCCAGATAGCGCGCTTCGAAGTCGTGGGTGTCCAGCGCCAGCGCGCGGGCATCGCCGACGCCGTAGCGCGAGATGCCTGCAGCGAAGACGTCCGTCTGCACGAGCGCGGCCAGTACGGTCCATCCGCCCGCCGATCCTCCGGCGATGGTGATCCGCGCCGGGTCTGCGGCTCCGGCGGAGGCCAGTCCGGCCGCGGCCGCGGCGACGTCCTGGACATCGACCACCCCCCACTGTCCGCGCAGGCGCTCGCGGTAGGCCCGGCCGTAGCCGCTGGAGCCGCCGTAGTTCACATCCAGAACGCCGATCCCTCGGCTGGTGAAGTACGCGATCCGGCCGGACGCCGAGCCGCCGCGATGGCTGGTCGGTCCGCCGTGCACGTACAGCAGGTACGGCGGATGCTCGCCGTCCGGTCCGGTCGCGTCCGGATGTGTCGGCGGGTAGTCGAAGGCGTGCACGGCGCCCCGCGGACCCTCGAAGCTCACGGCGCGAGGCCGCGGCATCCATTCCGGCCCCCATGGCGCGCTTCCGCCGCGGATCAGGACCCCGTCCTCGAGGCGGTCCGCGTCCAGGAGCCAGAGCCCTGCGGGGGAGGTGGGTCCCGCACCCGAGACCAGCACGTGCGTGCCTCGCACGTCCTCGATCAGCACCTCGGAGCTCAGCGGCACGCCGAACGGCGCCGCGGTGCCGTCCGGGCCGATCAGCACCAGTTCGTCATCGCCGTTCGTTCGCACTGCGACCAGCCGTCCGTCCTCCAGCCGGGCGAACCACCGGCTGCCTAGAACCCAGAGCGGACCCCCGGTGTCGGCATCCGCCGGAGCGATCGACTGCGCTCCCACCGATGACGACAGGTGCCGGTGCCAGAGATTCCAGCGGCCGCTGGTGTCGTCGGCGTAGAGCAGATCGTCCTCGTCGATCCACAGCGGCTGCAGCGGCGATGAGCTGCCGCCCGCCACGGTGGTCCACTCCGAGACCACCCCGTCCGCCAGCCGCCCGACCCGCAGCTCGGCGCGATCCCACGGCATGTCGGGGTGATTCCACGCGATCCAGGCCAGGCGGAGTCCGCTCGGAGACAGGGCAGGATGCGCGACGAAGTCGCTGCCCGCGACCAGGCAGGTCACACCGGACCCGTCCAGCGCGATGCGGACGATGGATCGCTGCGGCGCCGTTTCCTCCTCGTCGACCTCGCGGATCCCGAGGAGCTGCCCCTGCTGCCAGGTGAGGCCGCCGAATCGCATGCCCGGGTCGGCGGGGGTGAGTGCACGTGGCTCCTGCCCGGGCGCGAGCGCCCACACGCGCTGATCCGACTTCTCCACGAAGAGCAGGACGCCGTCGTCGGTGGTCGTCCACGCACCGCCGCCGTACTCGTGCACACGGGAGCGCGCGCTCCACGGCAGCGGCAGCACGACGCTCACCGCGCCCTGGGCGTCACGCCGACGCACGGTGGTCCGGCCCCCTTCCTCGGGGACCCCCTCGCCCCACCAGATCTCCTCGCCCACGAACCGGGCGCCCTCGATGCGCGGGGTCGCGGCGGTCACGGCTGCGGCGGAAAGCGGTGAGTTCCACGAACCGAAGGGAAGGATTGCGCTCATGCCTCCACCGTATTGGCCGTGGCGGATGCCGCCACCCGAAGCCGCGGGACGCCGGCACGTCAGCGGATGCGAGTCCGCGTCACGGCGCCGCGTCGACGGGCGCCGCGCCGGCGGGGGTCTCCGCATCGGTCGCGACCGCATCACGCGGCTCGGCGAGGACGTCGGCGTCCGCCGCCTCGGCGACGGCATCCAGCTCGGCAGGACGCCGCTGGAGCAGCTCGAGGATCCAGGCAGCCCCGAAGGACACGACCAGCACCAGCGCGACATCGCCCGCGGAAAGCGGGCGGAGCGCGAACAGCCAGATGACCGCCAGCACGGCCACCAGCGTCCGGACCAGGATCCGCTGCCTGCCCAGCCACGTGCCGAACGCGCCCGTGTTCAGGCCCCACGCGGCCAGCTGGATCCGGGCGGAGGCGTTCAGACCCCGGACGGTGCGGCGGAGTCCGTGCGCGGGACTGGAGGAGCCCATCGCCCAGCCGAGTATCGCGACGACGACGCCCAGGAGCACCAGCACGAGCGCGGTCTGTGTCATGTCGCCGACGAGCTGGTCGTAGATGACATTCAGCGCGTCGGGGGACAGGCCGAGTGAATCGGCCGCCGGGATCATCGCGGTCGCCCCGATGGTCAGCACCGCGGCCAGCGAGCCGCCCCCGATGACGAATCCCAAACCGGTGCCGAATACGGCGGTGCTGCGCCGACGGGCGATCGCGATGCCGAGGGCGAAGAGT from Microbacterium sp. zg-B185 includes:
- a CDS encoding GNAT family acetyltransferase, giving the protein MTSIRAFALRDTESVIALWQSTGLTRSWNNPHLDIQRKLQVQPELFLVAVDGEDIVGSVMAGYDGHRGWLYYLASDPLRRGQGIGRALVAAAEEALLDMGCPKVQLMVRPDNRDVLGFYDSLGYDRFDTTTTGKRLIAD
- the miaA gene encoding tRNA (adenosine(37)-N6)-dimethylallyltransferase MiaA; amino-acid sequence: MSAPAHPARLYAVVGATGTGKSELALDLAEALAARDGGAEIVNADAMQLYRGMDIGTAKLAAGERRGIPHHMLDVLEVTQEAAVAWYQTRARAVIEDVLARGRSAILVGGSGLYVSSVLFDFRFPPRDHALRGQLEAELERLGPGVLYERLRMADPDTAARVDPRNGRRVVRALEVLAQGGKTHGAVLPTEPVLWRPSTLIGLTAPRDELVVRLDARVQRMWAAGLVAEVDALRAAGLEDGVTARRAIGYAQALAQLRGEASESEAIADTQALTRRYARRQVSWFKRYSNVLWSEPGAEDLVARILES
- the hflX gene encoding GTPase HflX is translated as MTDTTTPMSTDETPVDPVARVLKRADAHSGVRVFGAAQALQDEAAFSRTDTDGEQWDREERAALRRVPGLSTELEDVSEVEYRQLRLENVVIVGVHPQGEQEDAENSLRELAALAETAGAVVLDAVLQRRPHPDPATYLGSGKAQELRDLVAALGADTVIADTELAPSQRRALEDVVKVKVIDRTTVILDIFSQHAKSREGKAQVELAQLEYLLPRLRGWGDSMSRQAGGQVGAGGAGMGSRGPGETKIELDRRRIRTKMALLRRQIRDFAPARDAKRAERRRNTIPSVAIAGYTNAGKSSLLNRLTSAGVLVENALFATLDATVRRAEASDGRVYTLTDTVGFVRNLPHQLVEAFRSTLEEVGDADVIVHVVDAAHPDPAAQLQTVRDVIGDVGAREITEIVVFNKADLVDDDTRMLLRGLEPRALFASSRTGEGMGELRAAIEAALPLPAVEVRALVPYDRGDLVSAAHQSGHIVSQTHEAGGTALHAHVSERLAAELAPFAV
- the dapF gene encoding diaminopimelate epimerase produces the protein MPQTVPFTKGHGTGNDFVVIPDPDGALDLSDEQVAVLCDRRFGIGADGILRVVRSAAIDEGADAAAAGAEWFMDYRNADGSKAEMCGNGIRVFARYLADAGWAALNGTPLLIGTRAGVKSVTRSELGFEADLGPWRVEPEEVLVRARGLGVPRPGQGIDVGNPHVVVALSNTDELDALDLSAGPQLQPEPRHGANIEFVVPSDPLVSEGVGSIRMRVFERGVGETLSCGTGVAAAALAVRHWAGEAAPDRWSVDVPGGTLGVRMVRVRGDLHVLLSGPATLVYSGEITLA
- a CDS encoding prolyl oligopeptidase family serine peptidase; the protein is MSAILPFGSWNSPLSAAAVTAATPRIEGARFVGEEIWWGEGVPEEGGRTTVRRRDAQGAVSVVLPLPWSARSRVHEYGGGAWTTTDDGVLLFVEKSDQRVWALAPGQEPRALTPADPGMRFGGLTWQQGQLLGIREVDEEETAPQRSIVRIALDGSGVTCLVAGSDFVAHPALSPSGLRLAWIAWNHPDMPWDRAELRVGRLADGVVSEWTTVAGGSSSPLQPLWIDEDDLLYADDTSGRWNLWHRHLSSSVGAQSIAPADADTGGPLWVLGSRWFARLEDGRLVAVRTNGDDELVLIGPDGTAAPFGVPLSSEVLIEDVRGTHVLVSGAGPTSPAGLWLLDADRLEDGVLIRGGSAPWGPEWMPRPRAVSFEGPRGAVHAFDYPPTHPDATGPDGEHPPYLLYVHGGPTSHRGGSASGRIAYFTSRGIGVLDVNYGGSSGYGRAYRERLRGQWGVVDVQDVAAAAAGLASAGAADPARITIAGGSAGGWTVLAALVQTDVFAAGISRYGVGDARALALDTHDFEARYLDGLIGPLPEAEHVYLERSPLSHPDRFRVPLLLLQGAEDPVVPPAQSEAIRDALAARGIPHAYVVYEGEGHGFRRAENVVNALETELAFLGAVFGFATPGVAPLELSRGA
- a CDS encoding methyltransferase; this encodes MGEDHYFSASPASAEKLRRVRVTLAGSEVEVITAGGVFSPDHIDTGTAVLLANTPPPPRGGHLLDLGCGWGPIALSLAMDSPHSTIWAVDVNERALDLVQRNADALGLVNVNVAHPDDVPDDVTFRTIRSNPPIRVGKNELHGLLERWIPRLDERSDAWLVVQRNLGSDSLQRWLAATFTRGFSVHRAATARGFRVLKVRRHGTPETGAITLP
- the miaB gene encoding tRNA (N6-isopentenyl adenosine(37)-C2)-methylthiotransferase MiaB, encoding MTSPSSAPTTIAPSPASFTADGRVRTYEVRTFGCQMNVHDSERLSGSLESAGYLRASNGEEADVVIINTCAVRDNAAGKLYGTLGHLASVKRRKDGMQIAVGGCMAQMDKQAVLDKAPWVDVVFGTHNMGSLPRLLERARHNGEAELEILESLEIFPSTLPTKRDSIYSGWVSISVGCNNTCTFCIVPSLRGKEKDRRPGDILNEIRMLVDDGAIEVTLLGQNVNSYGVEFGDRHAFGKLLRAAGQIEGLERIRFTSPHPAAFTDDVIDAMAETPAVMPQLHMPLQSGSDSVLRAMRRSYRSEKFLGILDRVRERIPNAAITTDIIVGFPGETEADFDETMRVVEQSRFSSAFTFQYSIREGTPAATMPDQVPKEIVQERYNRLLALQDRICLEENRAQLGRQVEVLVSMGEGKKDAETNRLTGRAEDNRLIHFEVPPGSEIPRPGDVVSVRISHAAPFHLLADTDGAPLRVRRTRAGDAWDRTQAESCAIPVAGTNAAPTGAPRAVSLGLPTLRVGV